From Paenibacillus sp. GP183, one genomic window encodes:
- a CDS encoding GntR family transcriptional regulator has translation MGSKISRVNLTEEIYRIVKEDILSHKLKSGEKINIDQLARSLEVSNIPIREALSRLHSEGYLYVIPFKGMFVNLMTLKDLNELFEIRLHLEPLSVEKAALIIPDDKLEKLQETMKSLQINPTSRSTNGLVTITEMNTSLHGTILAYCENTNLQNLVRGYIEQIQRYLTFIQLHLDLDSTHVEWSEHNAILQKLMQRDPKGASDEMSKHIRNSQIRTNDRFIKTGI, from the coding sequence ATGGGCAGTAAGATCAGTCGTGTAAATTTAACGGAAGAAATATACCGGATTGTCAAAGAAGATATATTGTCACATAAATTAAAATCAGGCGAAAAAATTAACATCGATCAATTGGCGCGCTCTTTAGAGGTAAGCAACATCCCTATTCGCGAAGCTCTTTCCAGATTGCATTCCGAAGGGTATCTGTATGTCATTCCCTTTAAAGGGATGTTTGTTAATCTGATGACTCTCAAAGACTTGAATGAATTATTTGAGATCAGATTGCATCTCGAGCCTCTATCTGTTGAGAAGGCTGCGCTTATCATACCTGATGATAAACTCGAGAAACTGCAAGAAACGATGAAATCCCTTCAGATCAATCCAACATCACGATCGACTAACGGCTTGGTGACCATTACAGAAATGAATACGTCTTTACATGGCACCATCCTGGCATATTGCGAAAATACAAATTTGCAAAATCTAGTTAGAGGGTATATCGAACAGATTCAAAGATATTTGACTTTCATCCAATTACATTTAGATTTAGATTCCACCCATGTGGAATGGTCGGAGCATAATGCTATCTTGCAGAAATTAATGCAGCGAGATCCTAAAGGCGCTTCGGATGAGATGTCCAAGCATATTAGAAATTCGCAAATAAGGACGAATGATCGTTTTATAAAAACGGGTATTTAA
- a CDS encoding SDR family oxidoreductase, with amino-acid sequence MQLAGKTAIITGAGSGIGEATAKLFVSQGAKVVIADWNEAEASRVAAEINLKQPGNEGAIAVTADVSSEHQVKLLVQQALSAYGSIDILFNNAAVVLAKELEDISEAEWTRTLDINLKSVYLMIKHCIPEIRKSRGSIVNMSSLNGLIGQRQNPVYSATKGAVIAMTKALALDYARHGVRVNCICPAGVMTPLLEEWIGQQPNQAATVQALTDMHPLGRCATTDEIASAVLYLAGSQSNFVTGIALTVDGGASLGY; translated from the coding sequence ATGCAATTAGCAGGAAAAACAGCTATTATTACTGGCGCGGGTTCTGGTATAGGTGAAGCCACCGCCAAATTATTTGTCAGCCAAGGCGCGAAAGTTGTGATCGCGGACTGGAATGAAGCGGAAGCAAGCCGTGTTGCTGCCGAAATTAATTTGAAACAACCAGGCAATGAAGGCGCTATTGCTGTGACAGCGGACGTCTCATCGGAGCATCAAGTTAAGCTTTTAGTGCAGCAGGCGCTGTCAGCTTATGGTTCGATTGATATTTTATTCAACAATGCAGCTGTTGTCTTAGCTAAGGAATTGGAAGATATCAGTGAAGCAGAATGGACGCGTACACTTGATATAAACTTGAAAAGTGTCTATTTGATGATAAAGCATTGTATCCCTGAAATCCGAAAAAGTCGTGGCAGTATCGTAAATATGTCCTCATTAAACGGTTTGATAGGACAGCGGCAAAATCCGGTTTATTCAGCAACGAAAGGCGCTGTCATAGCGATGACGAAAGCGTTGGCACTTGATTACGCAAGGCATGGCGTACGTGTGAATTGCATCTGTCCGGCAGGTGTAATGACTCCTTTATTAGAAGAGTGGATAGGCCAACAGCCGAACCAGGCAGCAACTGTTCAAGCGTTAACTGACATGCATCCGCTAGGAAGATGTGCAACAACGGATGAAATTGCAAGCGCAGTTCTGTATTTGGCTGGCAGCCAATCGAATTTTGTCACGGGGATTGCTTTAACGGTTGACGGTGGAGCATCTTTAGGATATTGA
- the fabF gene encoding beta-ketoacyl-ACP synthase II translates to MEKVVITGMGVISPLGNNVETFWNRLKKGESGISLIDTFDVSRHKSKIAGIVREFDADGLFGRKEARRMDRFCQFAMAAAEQAWDDSGLSLEHIDRERMGIYVGSGVGGIQTLFDQAAIIRERGPERVSPTLVPMMISNMAAASISIKYGALGPTLSPVTACSIGNTAIGEASRLIRLGLSDIVFAGGAEAAVTEISLASFGNATALSTRNDQPTQASRPFDAGRDGFVMAEGAGILILESLTHALRRNARIYAEVIGYGASSDAYHMVATHPEGIGAYQAMKMAIHEAGVRPEEVDVISAHATSTEIGDRSETLAIKKLFGEHADRIPVTANKSMTGHLLGASSAVEAIALVKSLQQGIIPPTINQEQSDPDCNLDHVPNVAREANLNIGLSNSFGFGGHNAVIVLKNYKR, encoded by the coding sequence ATGGAAAAAGTAGTTATCACCGGGATGGGTGTTATTTCTCCGCTAGGCAATAATGTAGAGACCTTTTGGAATAGATTGAAAAAAGGGGAATCCGGGATTTCCCTCATTGATACATTCGACGTCTCCAGACATAAGTCCAAAATAGCAGGAATTGTTCGAGAATTTGATGCGGATGGATTATTCGGCCGAAAAGAAGCACGACGTATGGATCGATTTTGTCAGTTTGCTATGGCTGCCGCTGAGCAAGCATGGGATGATTCGGGGCTTTCGCTTGAACATATTGATCGGGAACGTATGGGTATATATGTAGGCTCAGGTGTTGGGGGCATTCAGACCTTATTCGATCAAGCTGCGATTATTCGGGAACGTGGTCCAGAACGGGTGAGCCCGACGTTAGTGCCCATGATGATATCAAATATGGCGGCCGCTTCGATTAGTATTAAATACGGTGCGCTAGGCCCAACCTTGTCTCCGGTAACGGCGTGTTCAATCGGAAATACGGCGATTGGAGAGGCCTCTCGATTAATCCGTTTAGGACTCAGTGATATCGTTTTTGCAGGAGGAGCCGAAGCTGCCGTTACGGAAATATCTTTGGCGAGTTTCGGCAATGCAACGGCTTTATCTACTCGAAACGATCAGCCAACCCAAGCTAGTCGTCCGTTCGACGCCGGGCGTGATGGGTTCGTTATGGCTGAAGGGGCAGGCATCCTAATTCTGGAGTCGCTTACTCATGCTTTGCGCAGAAATGCCCGAATTTATGCGGAAGTGATTGGATATGGAGCCAGTTCTGATGCCTATCATATGGTTGCTACCCATCCAGAAGGAATTGGCGCTTATCAGGCTATGAAAATGGCGATTCATGAAGCCGGTGTCAGACCAGAAGAAGTGGATGTTATCAGTGCGCATGCTACAAGCACAGAGATCGGCGATAGGTCGGAAACTTTGGCAATCAAAAAGCTTTTCGGAGAACATGCCGATCGGATTCCGGTCACAGCGAATAAGTCCATGACTGGCCACCTGCTAGGGGCATCCAGTGCTGTGGAAGCAATTGCTTTAGTTAAAAGTCTTCAGCAAGGTATCATTCCCCCGACAATTAATCAGGAGCAGTCAGATCCTGATTGTAATTTGGACCACGTGCCAAACGTTGCTCGTGAAGCCAATTTAAACATTGGCTTATCCAATTCCTTCGGTTTCGGAGGGCATAATGCGGTGATCGTTTTAAAAAACTATAAACGTTAA
- a CDS encoding helix-turn-helix transcriptional regulator, whose translation MNHQTRLQALSAFLKAQRAKILPDSVGFTSGNRRRTPGLRREEVAQLAGVSPTWYTWLEQGRDIRVSTSVLDCIATALQLTIDERKYLYALAQESGSGATLLKEQLPEISPSLKRILHELRFCPTIITDRRYYIVGWNEAASHVFLDFEQIPSEQRNMIRLLFTRKELQRLAVNWEHFTKGFLAIFRAYYGQYVEDEWYERFLDEMKAVHPDFNILWQQSDVQSAPEVLIEFRHSKAGKMLFHLTSLQVQGSTDLRCSIYTPVPDSSTEYKLKQLIERK comes from the coding sequence ATGAACCATCAAACTAGACTTCAAGCATTATCCGCTTTTTTAAAGGCTCAACGAGCCAAGATTCTTCCTGATTCAGTCGGATTTACTTCGGGTAATCGCAGAAGAACACCAGGCCTGCGAAGAGAAGAAGTCGCCCAATTGGCAGGAGTCAGCCCCACATGGTATACCTGGCTCGAGCAGGGGCGAGACATCAGAGTGTCAACTTCGGTCTTGGATTGTATTGCAACTGCATTGCAGCTGACAATCGATGAACGTAAATATCTTTATGCCTTGGCACAGGAGTCAGGTTCTGGAGCAACTTTGCTGAAGGAACAATTACCTGAAATAAGCCCTTCCTTAAAAAGAATTTTGCATGAACTGCGATTTTGCCCCACCATCATAACGGATCGACGATATTATATCGTTGGCTGGAATGAAGCTGCATCCCACGTCTTTCTGGATTTTGAACAAATCCCGTCCGAACAGCGGAATATGATTCGTCTTTTGTTTACAAGGAAAGAGCTTCAACGATTGGCCGTTAATTGGGAACACTTTACCAAAGGGTTTCTTGCCATTTTTCGTGCGTATTACGGACAATATGTCGAGGATGAATGGTATGAAAGGTTTCTTGACGAGATGAAGGCAGTTCACCCTGATTTCAATATTCTATGGCAGCAAAGCGACGTCCAATCAGCTCCAGAGGTCTTGATTGAATTTCGACATTCCAAGGCGGGCAAGATGCTGTTTCATTTAACCTCCTTGCAGGTTCAGGGCAGTACCGATTTGCGCTGCAGTATTTATACTCCGGTTCCGGATTCCTCAACAGAATACAAATTAAAACAGTTAATTGAACGCAAATAA
- a CDS encoding winged helix-turn-helix transcriptional regulator → MSKRENVLRISQELSGQWIIPVLLTLEDCGGRFTPLQRHLETTPARLSDNLKRMIEGGLIKHLSPFERHHPLFPEYVLTEKGRLYREAGETIQQAEADMGYGRLSAKAWNIPVLLALDFGYERFQEIRLVLQQVTPRMLSIRLDELNSDGLIIKLISEQPRLSFLYRLAEHIKKPVHHLSVDLSSLL, encoded by the coding sequence TTGAGTAAGAGAGAGAATGTACTTCGGATTTCTCAAGAACTTTCGGGGCAATGGATCATACCTGTATTGCTTACGCTTGAAGATTGCGGGGGGCGATTCACACCATTGCAACGGCATTTGGAAACGACACCAGCTCGTTTGAGTGACAATTTAAAGAGGATGATCGAAGGCGGCTTGATCAAACATTTATCCCCTTTTGAACGCCACCATCCTTTGTTCCCGGAATATGTGTTAACAGAAAAGGGAAGATTGTACAGGGAGGCTGGCGAAACGATCCAACAGGCCGAAGCCGATATGGGTTACGGTCGGTTATCAGCCAAAGCATGGAACATCCCGGTTCTCCTTGCTCTTGATTTTGGGTATGAGCGGTTTCAGGAAATTCGTCTTGTCCTGCAGCAAGTAACGCCACGTATGCTTTCAATTCGTCTGGATGAACTGAATAGCGATGGGTTAATCATCAAACTCATCTCGGAGCAGCCTAGGCTCTCGTTTTTGTATCGGCTCGCTGAGCATATCAAAAAGCCAGTTCATCATTTATCTGTCGATTTGTCTTCACTGTTATAA
- a CDS encoding VOC family protein, which produces MYNSGLTVWYNVHDLELTLEFYTEKLGFKVLNHDAGKGQARLATNTKDCFIGFSEAQELIPSTTSTTFEVENIEQAMQTLQQKGVLFNGGIRTIPGLVKLAAFKDPDGHDLMLSEKLI; this is translated from the coding sequence ATGTATAATTCAGGACTCACGGTTTGGTATAACGTCCATGATTTGGAGCTTACTTTGGAATTTTATACTGAGAAGCTTGGTTTTAAAGTTCTTAATCACGATGCTGGAAAAGGACAGGCGAGGCTAGCCACCAACACCAAAGATTGCTTTATCGGCTTTTCCGAAGCGCAAGAGCTTATCCCCTCCACAACGTCGACGACCTTTGAAGTTGAAAACATTGAGCAAGCGATGCAAACCCTTCAGCAAAAAGGTGTCTTGTTTAACGGCGGAATAAGAACAATTCCAGGACTTGTCAAATTGGCGGCGTTCAAGGATCCCGATGGGCATGACCTGATGCTGTCGGAAAAATTGATTTGA
- a CDS encoding S53 family peptidase, translated as MNKEPDKFVKIPGSERTALPNARKVRDVDPNEQILVTVLVRRPSVTPDLQNINAHAINQRSYMSREAFKVEHEIDPEDLKKLKEFAHQYGLTVKEINEAAGTVVLIGTTEAFSKAFRVELSHYEHPNFTYRGRTGHVHIPDSLVGIVEAVLGLDNRPQTLPHFRILKESEGFVRSNALRVSYTPPQVAQLYHFPTVIDCSRQCIGIIELGGGYRSDDLMSYFSSLKLSIPKITDISIDGVQNAPTGDPNGPDGEVVLDIEVAASVAPNVQIAVYFAPNTDSGFLNAISKAIHDSTNKPSVISISWGNSESQWTPQAMQAMNRVFQDAAALGVTICCASGDRGSSDGINDHLLHVDFPASSPYVLGCGGTRLEGSGQSITKEVVWNEGKDSGTGGGISDVFDLPSWQADAHVPSSPNPGGRRGRGVPDVAGNADPVTGYEVLADGQKFIVGGTSAVAPLWAGLLAILNEKLGHPVGFVNPILYSLANHDSAFHDIISGNNDTNRETGLFAAQPGWDACTGLGSPNGTNLLNALSKNLSTH; from the coding sequence TTGAACAAGGAGCCTGATAAATTCGTTAAGATCCCCGGCAGTGAGCGAACCGCTCTGCCTAACGCCCGTAAAGTGCGCGATGTTGATCCCAATGAACAAATTTTGGTAACCGTGCTTGTTCGTCGTCCCTCTGTCACCCCAGACCTGCAAAATATAAACGCCCACGCAATAAATCAAAGAAGTTACATGAGCCGGGAAGCATTCAAAGTCGAACATGAAATCGATCCGGAAGACCTTAAAAAATTGAAGGAGTTTGCCCATCAATACGGATTAACCGTGAAAGAAATCAATGAGGCGGCCGGAACGGTAGTGCTGATTGGCACAACAGAAGCGTTCAGCAAGGCGTTTAGGGTTGAGCTCTCTCATTATGAGCACCCGAATTTTACTTATCGTGGACGGACTGGCCATGTACACATACCTGATAGCCTTGTCGGGATCGTCGAGGCCGTTTTAGGACTTGACAATCGACCCCAAACGCTGCCCCATTTTCGTATTTTGAAGGAATCGGAAGGCTTTGTGAGATCTAACGCGCTTAGAGTCTCATATACACCTCCACAAGTAGCCCAGCTCTATCATTTTCCCACAGTGATAGATTGCAGTCGTCAATGTATCGGAATCATCGAGTTAGGCGGCGGTTATCGTTCCGATGATCTTATGAGTTACTTCTCCTCCTTGAAGCTCTCTATTCCTAAAATTACCGATATATCTATCGATGGAGTACAAAACGCGCCCACAGGTGATCCAAACGGCCCCGATGGCGAAGTCGTGCTGGACATTGAGGTGGCTGCTTCTGTCGCGCCAAATGTGCAGATTGCGGTTTATTTTGCGCCAAATACCGATTCCGGATTTTTGAATGCCATTTCCAAAGCGATCCATGACTCGACGAATAAGCCCTCGGTTATCTCTATCAGCTGGGGAAATTCGGAAAGCCAGTGGACGCCTCAAGCCATGCAGGCCATGAACCGAGTGTTTCAAGACGCCGCTGCTCTGGGTGTGACAATCTGCTGTGCTTCGGGGGATAGAGGTTCGTCTGACGGAATAAACGATCATTTATTGCATGTCGATTTTCCTGCTTCAAGTCCTTATGTCCTCGGATGCGGCGGTACTCGTTTGGAAGGCTCGGGACAGTCAATCACGAAGGAAGTTGTATGGAATGAAGGGAAAGATAGTGGAACAGGCGGGGGAATAAGCGATGTGTTCGATCTTCCAAGCTGGCAGGCAGATGCTCATGTCCCTTCTTCGCCAAACCCGGGAGGTCGAAGGGGTCGCGGTGTGCCGGATGTTGCGGGAAATGCCGATCCGGTAACCGGCTATGAAGTATTGGCTGACGGTCAAAAATTTATAGTTGGGGGTACAAGCGCTGTGGCGCCTCTATGGGCGGGACTCCTTGCGATTCTTAACGAAAAGCTGGGACATCCTGTTGGCTTTGTGAACCCCATTCTCTATAGCCTGGCTAATCATGATAGTGCTTTTCATGACATTATCTCCGGAAACAATGACACCAATCGAGAAACAGGACTTTTTGCGGCACAACCGGGTTGGGATGCGTGTACCGGCTTAGGAAGCCCGAATGGAACAAATTTGTTGAATGCTCTAAGTAAAAATTTAAGCACCCATTAA
- a CDS encoding iron-containing alcohol dehydrogenase family protein: MFRAKAYPTNYIQEPGILQETGEWVRKFGTKPLIIAGRTAWSKAGPQIEESMKKAGFDYQLEFFSGHCSDDEFDRLLSKVDNLIDIVVGIGGGQCLDTAKFVANRLNIPIVTVSTLASTCAASSALSVVYTPEHVFMRVDEYDRCPVLALVDPDIIRDAPVRYLTAGIGDTIVKWYEAIPINTGKVQNAKTMAGLKMAELARDLLIEHSEQAIRDCEKGETGESLRFVIDAIILVAGFVGGFGRHTCSSSGAHSVHYGMTIIPDMKGAYHGELVAFGLLCQFQMEGKQMQEILDMIHFYRKIGLPISLFDLGMMEIREEELRIAAKKACAPEEMIHMLPFPILEEKVYEAIHEAHRLGENVKKNSAFVL; the protein is encoded by the coding sequence ATGTTTAGAGCAAAGGCATATCCAACCAATTATATTCAGGAGCCGGGGATTCTGCAGGAAACTGGTGAATGGGTCCGCAAGTTCGGAACTAAGCCGCTTATCATCGCAGGTCGCACTGCTTGGTCAAAAGCGGGGCCCCAGATTGAGGAAAGCATGAAAAAAGCCGGGTTTGATTATCAATTGGAATTCTTCTCCGGCCATTGCTCGGATGATGAATTCGATCGGCTGCTCTCCAAAGTCGATAATTTAATTGATATTGTCGTTGGCATAGGCGGAGGTCAATGTCTCGATACAGCCAAGTTCGTTGCAAATCGCTTGAACATACCTATTGTTACTGTATCGACTTTGGCGTCTACTTGCGCAGCATCAAGCGCGCTATCGGTTGTTTACACTCCTGAACATGTATTTATGCGAGTGGATGAATATGACCGCTGCCCCGTGCTTGCTTTGGTCGATCCGGATATTATTCGGGATGCACCGGTACGTTATTTGACTGCTGGCATTGGAGACACAATCGTAAAATGGTACGAGGCAATTCCCATCAACACCGGCAAGGTTCAGAATGCAAAAACGATGGCAGGACTCAAAATGGCAGAATTAGCTCGAGATTTATTGATAGAGCACAGCGAGCAAGCGATACGCGATTGTGAAAAAGGGGAAACTGGCGAATCCTTACGTTTTGTGATCGATGCCATTATTCTTGTGGCAGGATTTGTCGGGGGATTTGGCAGGCACACCTGCAGCTCATCCGGCGCACATTCCGTTCATTACGGCATGACGATTATCCCGGATATGAAAGGGGCCTATCATGGAGAGTTGGTTGCCTTCGGACTATTGTGCCAGTTCCAGATGGAAGGAAAACAAATGCAGGAAATTTTGGATATGATCCATTTTTATCGAAAAATTGGATTACCTATTAGCTTGTTTGATCTAGGAATGATGGAGATTCGCGAAGAAGAATTGCGTATAGCTGCTAAGAAAGCGTGCGCTCCAGAGGAAATGATTCATATGCTGCCTTTCCCGATTCTTGAAGAGAAGGTGTATGAAGCTATTCATGAAGCACACCGTTTGGGAGAAAACGTCAAGAAAAATAGCGCTTTTGTTTTATGA
- a CDS encoding carbohydrate ABC transporter permease has protein sequence MKFGIRNPILKGIYYLILLIWSVSVLYPLLWTLLDALKNNSQFFSKMPWALPQFPLLWSNFSYVWNKFHFSSYFANSLIITTGGTVLGLVMSAMTAYVLARYQFRGNKTLYLLYIASMMVPFNLALIPLFFLMNSLHLVNTALGLVLVYASSVLAFGIFVLIGFFKSLPKELEEAAVMDGASHFGTFFRVMLPLSQPGLVTIAIINVLNIWNEYIIGITLTTDPGHYTLPVGIAVLQTEMQYRTEWGPLFAALLFTIVPVLIVYIVFQRQIASGMTAGAVK, from the coding sequence ATGAAGTTCGGCATTCGCAATCCCATCTTAAAGGGAATTTATTATTTGATACTGCTCATATGGAGCGTTTCTGTCCTTTACCCGCTGCTTTGGACGCTGCTGGACGCTCTTAAGAATAACAGTCAATTTTTCAGCAAAATGCCGTGGGCACTGCCGCAGTTCCCGCTGCTTTGGTCAAACTTCTCGTATGTATGGAATAAATTTCATTTCAGCAGCTATTTCGCTAACTCTCTTATCATCACAACAGGCGGTACGGTACTCGGTCTCGTTATGTCTGCGATGACCGCTTATGTGCTCGCGCGCTACCAGTTTAGGGGCAATAAAACATTATACCTGCTCTATATCGCCTCCATGATGGTGCCTTTTAATCTGGCTCTCATTCCCTTGTTCTTCCTTATGAACAGCTTGCACCTGGTCAATACGGCATTGGGCCTTGTCTTGGTTTATGCGTCTAGTGTGCTTGCATTCGGTATATTCGTGCTAATCGGCTTCTTCAAATCCCTGCCCAAAGAGCTGGAGGAAGCGGCCGTCATGGACGGCGCCTCGCACTTCGGCACGTTCTTCCGAGTGATGCTTCCGTTATCCCAACCCGGTCTTGTCACCATAGCGATCATTAACGTCTTGAACATCTGGAACGAGTACATCATTGGTATTACGTTGACGACCGACCCTGGACATTACACGCTTCCTGTAGGCATCGCCGTTCTGCAGACCGAGATGCAGTACAGAACCGAATGGGGTCCACTGTTCGCAGCTCTCCTGTTCACGATCGTCCCGGTACTCATCGTGTACATCGTATTCCAACGTCAAATCGCTAGCGGCATGACAGCCGGAGCTGTGAAATAA
- a CDS encoding sugar ABC transporter permease: protein MGFGTARWNRNVFIAAFIIPTFAFFCLFTVYPVILALYNSLFNWSGMSQHKKFIGLDNFKQLFHDPIIYQAIGNDYFLVIGKIIGIMLLATFFAVALTRFRFKAAGFFRSIFFIPNVISIVVIGVLWAFIYNPQIGFLNAFLSLFTNSHVDITWLGFPKHTIWMLLPPAIWAGIGFYMILLIAAIQNIPESYYEAASMEGANQWLQFRSITVPLVREQLKVSILNIMMTTLNGSFIIVWIMTEGGPDNSTQVMGSYLYQMAFRQYHFGYGAAIGVLILILSLITTGILQWLLRHETIEVS from the coding sequence ATGGGCTTTGGTACGGCCAGATGGAATCGCAATGTGTTTATCGCAGCGTTTATCATCCCTACATTCGCATTCTTTTGCTTGTTTACGGTATATCCTGTCATACTGGCGTTGTATAATTCCTTGTTTAATTGGTCCGGCATGTCGCAGCACAAGAAATTTATCGGGCTGGACAACTTCAAACAGCTGTTTCATGATCCGATCATCTATCAAGCTATAGGCAACGATTATTTTCTCGTCATCGGCAAGATTATCGGGATTATGCTGCTTGCCACATTTTTTGCGGTAGCGCTAACTAGATTTCGCTTCAAAGCGGCAGGCTTTTTTCGTTCCATTTTCTTTATTCCGAACGTCATTTCCATTGTCGTCATAGGAGTTTTATGGGCATTTATTTACAATCCGCAGATCGGCTTTCTCAACGCTTTTTTGTCACTTTTTACGAATAGTCATGTCGACATCACGTGGCTGGGCTTCCCTAAGCATACGATCTGGATGCTTCTGCCTCCGGCGATTTGGGCAGGTATCGGTTTCTATATGATTTTATTAATCGCCGCCATACAAAACATTCCTGAGTCCTACTATGAGGCCGCGAGTATGGAAGGCGCGAATCAATGGTTGCAATTTCGCAGCATTACGGTTCCGCTCGTGAGGGAGCAGCTGAAAGTATCGATCCTGAACATTATGATGACCACTCTGAACGGTTCCTTCATAATCGTATGGATCATGACTGAAGGCGGTCCAGACAACTCCACACAGGTTATGGGTTCGTATTTGTACCAAATGGCTTTCCGCCAATACCACTTCGGTTATGGTGCCGCTATCGGAGTGCTCATTCTCATACTGTCGCTCATCACGACGGGAATCCTGCAGTGGCTGCTCCGGCATGAAACCATCGAGGTCAGCTAG
- a CDS encoding extracellular solute-binding protein: MKLFTKRIATVGMASSLVLTLAACAGGTATTNTSTSSPTKQASATPSSSSTATASTSAKKLTGDFEIQYFVGGYGDKWWKKVIADFQTANPDLKVKESAGPKINDQNKPRWIGGNPPDFVYIDGPNLNDRQMVTDGQLEDLTAWLKDAKNIDGDKITDLLAQQPPLYDGKIYNIPLVLNSWGMFYDKAFLKEKNVEPPKDFPSFLDASDKLKTAGITPFIHTGKYPYYINGAFLFPAIVSANNNDFKILQDMADSKLEAFQNPAVLAGLNKIVQLRDKGFIDKASIQINHTDSQMLFLQHKDAFIPNGLWLPNEMSKDVPASFEFGFIPSVTQDKGGKVVANTSTSTVAIAKNGKNKDAAKAFLQFIFSKSQASQWAELSGAPSNIKGDISSSKAPSFVKEAASYLTNSSTVVIPNITLNADVDKAMQDATDALTISTITPEEWVKRVVEVVKKVQK, translated from the coding sequence ATGAAACTATTCACCAAACGAATCGCGACCGTGGGTATGGCCTCCTCGCTCGTTCTCACGCTTGCCGCCTGTGCCGGCGGAACTGCGACGACGAACACATCCACTAGCAGCCCGACGAAACAAGCGAGTGCAACGCCTTCGAGCTCCAGCACAGCGACAGCATCGACCTCTGCCAAAAAACTGACTGGAGACTTCGAAATCCAGTACTTCGTCGGCGGATACGGAGACAAGTGGTGGAAGAAGGTTATCGCCGATTTCCAGACGGCAAACCCTGATTTGAAAGTGAAAGAATCCGCAGGTCCCAAAATTAACGACCAAAACAAACCCCGCTGGATCGGCGGAAACCCGCCTGACTTCGTCTACATCGACGGTCCGAACCTGAACGACCGCCAGATGGTGACAGACGGCCAGCTCGAGGATCTGACCGCTTGGTTGAAAGACGCCAAAAATATCGACGGGGACAAAATTACAGACCTCCTGGCACAACAGCCTCCGCTGTATGACGGTAAAATCTACAACATTCCTCTCGTCCTGAATTCATGGGGCATGTTTTATGACAAAGCGTTCCTGAAGGAAAAGAATGTGGAGCCTCCCAAAGATTTCCCTTCCTTCCTTGACGCCAGCGATAAACTGAAAACTGCCGGTATTACTCCATTCATTCATACCGGAAAATATCCGTATTACATCAACGGTGCTTTCCTATTTCCTGCAATCGTTTCGGCAAACAACAACGACTTCAAAATTTTACAGGATATGGCCGATTCGAAGCTGGAAGCGTTCCAAAACCCTGCCGTTCTTGCTGGGTTAAATAAAATCGTGCAGCTTCGTGACAAAGGTTTCATCGACAAAGCATCCATCCAAATCAATCATACGGATTCGCAAATGCTGTTCCTGCAGCACAAAGACGCCTTTATTCCGAACGGTCTTTGGCTGCCTAACGAAATGTCGAAGGATGTACCTGCTTCGTTCGAATTCGGCTTCATTCCGTCCGTTACGCAAGATAAGGGCGGCAAGGTCGTGGCCAATACGTCGACATCGACCGTCGCAATTGCGAAGAATGGCAAGAATAAAGATGCCGCGAAAGCGTTCCTGCAATTCATTTTCTCTAAATCGCAAGCTTCCCAATGGGCCGAGCTGAGCGGAGCTCCATCCAATATCAAGGGAGATATCAGCTCCTCCAAGGCGCCTAGCTTCGTTAAAGAAGCAGCCTCATACTTGACGAATTCGAGCACGGTCGTAATTCCGAATATTACGCTCAATGCCGACGTAGATAAAGCGATGCAAGATGCCACGGATGCGCTGACGATCAGCACGATTACTCCGGAAGAGTGGGTAAAACGGGTTGTCGAAGTGGTGAAAAAGGTTCAAAAGTAA